Part of the Nitrospinota bacterium genome, AGCTTAGGGATAATAGCGAGGCTAAATGGTGCATCAATCTTCAATAGGTCCTTAGCAATATCTTCATTCCATCCAAGGTCATCAATGAGAATAGCAATCCTAAAGTAAATCGGTTGTTTTAAAAATATTGAGTGAGTATGAATCGGCTTTATTCCAATATCGAATTTTAAAACCTCAAAATTATCTTTTTTATATTGTTCGAAATTATATATTTCACCCCCAGCTTTTGGAATTTCTTCCCTAAAGTCTTTTTCTAGGTCAGTCAATTTGACATTTTTGGGGAGGATTATTTCGAGTAAATGATAGTACCAGACCTCTTTTCCCTTCTCTTTTCTTGTTTGGGTGGTTTTTAGAAAATCTTCTTTTTTTACGTTCCATTTGGTAAATAAACTATTAATTGATTTGTCAAGGGATTTACCTTTTGTTGAAAAATCATAGAGACCAAACCTGAATTTGAGATCAGAAATAAAAATTTTTCCTTTGTGACTTTGAAAAGAAAGGATGAAAAAAGAGATAAGCAAAAGAATGATGAAAAGAGTTGAGATTGATATTATCAACCATCTTTCTTCTACAGTCTTTTTAAAATTTTTAAAGAGCTTACCTTTTTCGGAATTCATTTTGCTTTAGCTTATTTTTTGTACGTATTTAAAGGGTTTCTTTAAAAACCTTCCATCCCTTTAAAACGTCAATAGCTCTCTGTAATTGTAGGTCTTCTTTAGAAGCGAGGATGGTCGTTTCGCTCTTTTGATCCAATTCTTTTTTTAGAGATTTATCGTTTGATTTTTCGCCTTCCCCCTTTAGATGATTTTTTAGATCTTTTTCTCTAATGATTATCATCTTTTTCTCCGATTCTGAAAGCCTTGCGCTTTTTATTGGTCTATTTTCTACTAATATATCAGGAATGATTCCTTTGCCCTGAATCAATCTTCCTTTCGGAGTGTAATATTTTGATGTGGTTAATCTTAACCCAGAACCATCACTGAGGGGAAAAACAGTTTGTACCGAACCTTTACCAAAAGTAGGGGTTCCTAAAATAACAGCTCTTTCCAGATCCTGTAATGCCCCTGCAACAATCTCAGAGGCGCTTGCACTTCCAGCATTTACCAGGACCACCATGGGATATTTTACACGAGCATCCTTACTTTTAGAGTGAAAACGCATATTTTGGTCTTTCACTCTCCCTTTGGTAAAAACAACAAGTTTTTCTCCCTCTAAAAATTTATCTGATACTGAAACGGCCTGTTCTAAAAGTCCTCCTGGATTGTTTCTTAGATCCATAATCAAGCCGTGCATAATGCCTTTTTCTAATTCCTTTAATGCCACGTCTAGTTCTTTGCTTGTATTCTTTTGAAAACTACGAATCTTTATATAACCGATCTTATCATCTAACATACGTTTACTTACGCTTTTTATCTTAATAATATCTCTTGTTATGGTAAAATCTTTTTGTTCATCTAAGCCTTCCCTTATAATCGTAATAGTTACTTTTGTCCCTTTTGATCCTCTTAATTTTTTAACAGCTTGTAATAAGGTTATGTTTTTCGTAGACTCTCCATTTATTTTTATAATTTTATCCCCCGCTTCTATCCCTGCTTTGTCAGCAGGAGTATCATCTATAGGAGCAACGACAGTAAGCTGTTCATCTTTAATAGTGATTTCAATACCAAGGCCACCAAATTGACCTTCAGTTTCTAACTGCATCTCTCTAAATAC contains:
- a CDS encoding divergent polysaccharide deacetylase family protein, whose protein sequence is MNSEKGKLFKNFKKTVEERWLIISISTLFIILLLISFFILSFQSHKGKIFISDLKFRFGLYDFSTKGKSLDKSINSLFTKWNVKKEDFLKTTQTRKEKGKEVWYYHLLEIILPKNVKLTDLEKDFREEIPKAGGEIYNFEQYKKDNFEVLKFDIGIKPIHTHSIFLKQPIYFRIAILIDDLGWNEDIAKDLLKIDAPFSLAIIPKLPFSKSIAEEAKQKNRDILIHIPMESHDPQKMKNKNEFLSTTTEKEILEKQVEDYLLSVPYAIGVNNHMGSKFTEDKEAMEIVLRKIKEKNLFFVDSMTSPKSIAYKLAQELKIKTGYRSVFLDNSKETSYIKTQILELISISKKNGEAIGIAHCDKNTLSVIKDMLPRLSEDGIMIVPISHLVR
- a CDS encoding S41 family peptidase, with protein sequence VFREMQLETEGQFGGLGIEITIKDEQLTVVAPIDDTPADKAGIEAGDKIIKINGESTKNITLLQAVKKLRGSKGTKVTITIIREGLDEQKDFTITRDIIKIKSVSKRMLDDKIGYIKIRSFQKNTSKELDVALKELEKGIMHGLIMDLRNNPGGLLEQAVSVSDKFLEGEKLVVFTKGRVKDQNMRFHSKSKDARVKYPMVVLVNAGSASASEIVAGALQDLERAVILGTPTFGKGSVQTVFPLSDGSGLRLTTSKYYTPKGRLIQGKGIIPDILVENRPIKSARLSESEKKMIIIREKDLKNHLKGEGEKSNDKSLKKELDQKSETTILASKEDLQLQRAIDVLKGWKVFKETL